TTATTATCATTATTGCTAACTTCATCAATAAAAAAACCTTTTATATTAGGATATAGTTCAAGCCATTTATCTATATCGTTTTCAACATCTACAATGTTTCTATTAGAATAAGTAGTATAAACATATCCAATTGGCCTTTTTTTATAAGTTACTAATTTATTAATAAATTCTTGATAATTACTATCAATATAATTTCCTGGTCCATTTGAAGGATTAATAATTACATACATATCATCTAAACTTGCATAAACAACTTTATCCCACAGTGTCTTATCATAAAAATATACTGGTATTATCATATTCTTATTTTTTACTTCATTATCTAACACTACTTCTGTTTTACAACCAAATAATAAAAATAAAAAAAATATAAAAAGGAATAATTTCTTCATATTTATCCTTTTTTAGTAACAAATCTTAGCCATAAAAATCCAAAAAGACCTGCAAATAATGAAGCTAATAAAATTGCCATTTTTGCTTGTGATATCATCTCCATATTTCCATAAAAAGCAAGTTCGGTAATAAATATTGACATAGTAAATCCAATTCCACCTAAAAATGCTACTCCAAATAATTGAGAAAAACTACTTCCCTTTGGAAGAGAAGCAACTCTTAATTTTATTGCTACAAAACTAACTCCAAAAATTCCCACTACTTTTCCAACAACTAATCCTAATATAATTCCAAGAGATACATTATTTGAAAATACACTCATTATTGACTCACTACTTATAACAACTCCTGCATTTGCTAATGCAAATAGCGGTATTACAATTAATGAAACCGGCATTTGTAAGATATGTTCTAATTTCTCAGCAGGAGGAATTACTGAGTCAATATATTTTTGAATTTTAAAAAGAATGGAAATTTGTTTATCACTCATATGAGAAGAGTTATTTTCTCTCTCAAATCTTTGAAGTAATCTATTAATAACTTTTGATAAAAATTTAACATTTCTTTGCGGAATTGATGGAATTGCAAGAGCAGCTAAAACTCCGGCAATTGTAGCGTGTATTCCACTTTTAAGCATAAATGCCCAAAGAATAGTACCAACTATAAAATAAGGAAGCACTGCTCTGATACCAAGCCTATTAAATATTACTAACACAAAAAAAGTCATAAGTGCTAATTCTAAATATAAAAAGTTAATCTCAGATGTATAAAAAAGTGCAATAACAATAACTGCACCCAAATCATCAACAATTGCTAATGCAACTAAGAAAGTAAATAAACTTTTAGGAACTTTATTTCCAAGCAAAACTAATGCACTAATTGCAAAAGCAATATCAGTAGCCATAGGAACTCCCCATCCAATCTCAGCAGGAGTTCCTTTATTTATCATATAATAGATTAATGCAGGAAAAACCATACCTCCAATTGCAGCTAAAATTGGAAGTATCGCAACTTTAATTTTAGATAATTCTCCAATTAAAATTTCTCTTTTAATTTCAAGCCCAATTAAAAAGAAAAATATTGCCATTAATGCATCATTTATCCAATGATGTAAACTCATAGAAAACTTAAAATTTTCAAAAACAAATCCAAATTTTGAGTGAAAAAAATGAAAATAGTATTCACTAACAGGAGAGTTTGCTAAAATCAACGCTATTACAGTAAAAACAGCTAAAACAATACCTGTTGCAGTTTGAGCTTTTAGAAAAGCTTCAAAAGGTGTAGTTATTTTTTCATAAAATCTCTCCCAAGGAGCTCTAAGTCTCATATTTATCCTTTTTTTTAATTATATTAAATATTTTCGTCATTTTATTGAAAATATTGAGTTAATAAAAAATTTTTGTTACAATAACAGTTCAAAATTAAAAGAAAGGTGGTGAGAGCAGTGCCAGGAATCGTAGTTCATCCAGGAGAAGATTTCGAATCTGCTTACAGAAAGTTTAAAAGACAGGTAGATAGAAACTTAATTGTTGTGGAAGTTAGAAAAAGAAGATTTTACATTCCACCAAGTGAAAGAAGAAAACAAGAAAAAATCGCTACTCGTAAGAAAATTCTTAGAAAACTTTGGATGCTTAGAAGATACGAAAGCAGATTATAATCTGCTTTCTTTTTTTATATGAAAAAATATAATCCTCCTAAAATCCTCATTGAAAAATACGGACAAGATTTTATTAAAAAATATAAGAAATGGATTGATAATAAAGCAGCGGCTCTTCATAAAAGAGATAGAAACGATAATTTAATTGACCCAAAAATAATTAAAAAATCTCACTATAAACTTGCAATTAATCAATCAATTCACGAAACAGATGGTAGATGTTTTTATACCCAAATAGAGCTTAGGTGGGATAAAATTAGTGAAATTAAAAATGAAAATACTTCTTTGTTACCAACAATTGACCATGTAAATAGAGAAAAATACCCATTAAAATTAGTTGTTTGTGCTTTTGAGATAAATCATATGAAAGGAAAAATGGAGATAAAAGAGTTTATAAGTTTTTGTGAATTAATAATTAAAAATAAGAAAAGAATACTCTCTAACATTTTTTAAATTCAACTCTTGGCATTACTTTTAAATCTTTATAATTTATAAATCTTTTTTTATTATATAACTCAATCCCAGCCCTTGCAATCATAGCAGCATTATCTGATGTAAATTTCATATCTGGATAATAAAGATTAAAATTAAATTCTTCACTTAACTTTTCAAACTCACTTCTTAAAACTAAATTAGCACTCGCCCCTCCAACAATAGCAAAATTTTTTGGCCTATATTTTTTAATTGCCCTTTTTGACATAAAAACTAAATGTTCGATTGCTTTTTTTTGAAATGAAGCAGCAATATCTTCATTTTTATAATTACCACTCTCAATAGCAAGTCTTACTGCATTTTTAATTCCTGAATAACTAAATTTAATATCAGGTGAGTTTTTAAGAGGAAGTGGTAAATCAACTACTATTTCTCCTTTTTTAGCCAAATTCTCAATAACAGGTCCCCCAGGATATCCAAGGCCTAACATTTTAGCTACTTTATCAAAACTCTCTCCAAAACTATCATCAAGAGTAGTTGCAATCTCACAAATATTATCTATTCCATTAAAATTTAAGAGTTTTGTATGTCCTCCACTTACAAGTAATACCATCATAGGTTTAATCTCTTCTTTTTCAATAAAAAGCGAATAAATGTGTCCAATTAGATGATTTACTGCAATTATAGGCAAATTAAGAGAAATACTAAGCGCTTTTGCAACCATTACCCCTTCTTGCAAAGTAACACTAAGACCTGGTGCATTTGTAATAGCAACTGCTTTTAGATTATCAAAATAACTTTTACACTCTGTTAAAATCTTAGGTAAAGCCTCAGCATGAAGCCTACTTGCAAGTTCTGGCACTACTCCTCCATATTTAGAATGTTCAACTTCTTGTGAAATTTTTTTGTGAAAAATTAATTTTTTAGTTTCTATTTCCATTACTGAAATAGAAGTATCATCACAACTACTCTCAATAGCTAAAATCATATTTTCCCTTTATAAAATTTATTAAATGACATTTTTTAAAATTTTAACATTAATGTTATAATAATTGTATATAATTAATTAGTTTTTTTTAAAGGAGATAAAAATGAAAGTTCTATTAGTAGAAGACGACAAAAAATTAGCAAAAATCATTGAAAAAGGTCTTAAAAGACAAAATTTTAGAGTAGATGTAGCAGAAGATGGAGAAGAAGGACTATATCTTGCAAGAAATAATAAATATGATGTAATGATAATTGATTGGATGTTACCTAAACTTAGTGGAATTGATTTAATTAAAACATTAAGAAAAGAGGATATTAATACACCAACTCTTATTTTAACTGCAAAAAGTGATTTAGATGACAAAGTGGAAGGTTTAAGTGTAGCAGATGATTATTTAACAAAACCATTTGAATTTGAAGAATTAATAGCAAGACTAAAAGCTCTATTTAGAAGAAATAAAAAACTTCCAGAAAATATTATAAAAGTTGGTGATTTAGAAATGAATCTTGATACAAAAGAAGTAAAAAGAGCAGGAAAACCAATCGAACTTACAGCAAAACAATTTGAATTATTAAAATTATTAATGATTAATAAAAATAAAATCGTAACTCCTGAAATGATTGAAGAAAATCTGTGGGAAATGAATGAAGAGAGAGATTCAAATGTAATTACAGCTCATATTTCATACCTTAGAAAAAAAATTGACAAAGGCTTTGATAAAGAACTTCTAAAAACAATTAGAGGAATGGGCTATAAAATAAGCGATGAATAATTTTAAAAATGAACTTTTTTTAAAATATGCATTAGTTGTTTTTGTAATTATTGCCTTCTTTGAAGGCATCTTAATTTTTGCACTAAAAAAATCTTTTGATACTCACCTAAAAGACAAACTCGCACTGATTGCTACACAAATAGACCCAAAAGAGATGCTTCAAAATAAAAAAGAACTTCTAAAATTACAACAAAAATATAAGGTTTTTCCTTTATATGTGCAAATTGCAAAAATTGATGATTTAAATTCAACTCTTTATAAAAATATAAACGAAGGATATAAAATCCAAAACATAAAAACCTTTTTAAAACATGAAAAAGTAATTACTTATACGCTAAAAAAAGAACATTATATTATAAATGTATCAACCTTATACTCAACAAATAATGAAAAAATATCTATCATAAAAATAATTTCTATATTAGTAGCATTTTTTATATATCTAATTTCACTTCTTGTTGGATATAAATTTATTGAAACAATATCTAATCAAATAGAAATTTCATTTAAAAAGCTAAAAAATTTTAATTCAAATGTTTCTCACGAACTAAAAACTCCTCTTACAATTATAAAAGGTGAAATTGAACTTGCTCTAATGAATAAAGATAAAGATTGTGAAAAAGTTTTAAAAAATATATTAGAAGAAGTAAATTATATAAGCGAAATTACTGATAAGTTGCTTTTTCTTACAAAAACACATTCTAAAAAATCACTTTCTCTTATTGATTTAGAAGAAATTATTTTAGAGTTACATGAAAAATATGGAAATAAAATAGAATTTCAATTTAATTTTGGTGAAGAAGATTATGAAATTGCAGGAGATAAAACATTAATAAAAATTGCTTTAAGTAATATAATAGAAAACTCAATAAAATATGGAGCTAAAAAAATAATATTTACTCTTCAAAAACATAAAAATAAAATTATTTTAAAAATAAAAGATAATGGACCTGGAATACCAAAAGAGAAACTTCCTTTTATTTTTGATGAATTTTATAGAGTAGATGAATCACATAGTAAAAATATAAAAGGTTTTGGGCTTGGGCTTAGTATTGTAAGAAATATTTTAAATCTTCATAATGCAAAAGTAAAAGTAAAAAGTGAAGGAGGAGTTGAATTTATTATTGAATTTCCTGCACTATCTTTGAAAAATCAGCACTCTTCTTAATACATCTATCATATGTACAAATCTCAAAATCTTCTCCTTTTTTGCATAAAACATAAGGATAAATTGTCTCAATATCAAAATTAGGAGAATTTGTTTTTAAAACATACGCTTTTTTTGATTTTAAATATGCTTTTGTTATAGTTGGGTAATAAAGTGGATAATTATTTATATAATAACTTCCTTTTTGAATAATTTCATTTGCTTCTTGTTTTAAATTTAAATTAAATTCAAGTAAAGCTAAATCTAAAAAATCATTTGCTAAAATATTTAAAGAAGAAGCATAACTACTATCACTAAAATCTGCTTTTATTGTATGAGATTTATTCATATACCAATCTTTGTCTTTAAAAACAAATACTTCTTTTGATAGTTTTTTTGCTAAATTTAAATATTTCTCTTCAAAAGTATGAGTATAAGCATCCATTAATGCTCTTATTAAAAATGAATAATCTTCAAGTAAAGCTTCTTTTTTTAAATTTTCATTTTTATTAAAGCTATGATATAAAACTCCATTAACATACATTTTATCTATCAATACATCTAATGTTTTAATAGCTTCGTTTTTATAATTTTCATCAAACTCACCTGCTTTAAATAAACAACTAATCATCATAGAGTTCCAAGCAGTAATTTTTTTAGTATCAATAAATGGAAACTCTCTTTTTTTTCTAATATTTTGTAATATTTTAAGAGCTTTTTCATAATTTCTTGGTTTATCTCCATTAATTGTAGGATTGTTTTTACCATTAAAGTTTCCATATTTTCTAATTCCAAAATAATTTAATAATTCCTCTTTATTTTCAAACTTCTCAAATGCTTTACTGACCTCATCATACTCGTATACGAAATATTTACCCTCAACTCCTTCACTATCAGCATTGCTTGCACTAAAAAATAAACCATTTTTATCTCTATACCTATTTACAAATTCATCTAAACTTCTAAATGCCACTTCTTTTAATAAAGGATTTGAAGTTAGTTTATACCACCTTAAATAAACATAAGGCAAATTTGCGTTATTATAAAGCATCTTTTCAAAATGAGGCACTTCCCATCTCTCATCAGTAGAATACCTATAAAACCCTCCTTCTATTTGGTCAAAAATACCTCCTCTTGCCATTTTCTCAAATATAATATCTAAAAATTTTTTAATCTCTTCATTTTTAGTAATTATATACACATCAATTAGTAAATCTAAACTACTCTCTTGTGGAAATTTAGGCACCCCTCTAAATCCACCATATTTTAAATCAAAATTTTCTTTTGCTTCATTAATAATTTTTTCTAAAATATCCTCACTTATTTTCTCTTTTGGTAACTCTTTATATTCATTTGCCCTAAAATACTCTTTAAAATTATTAGCAATCTCTTCAATTTTTTTAGGATTATTTTTAACATCATCAACAATTGCCATTAAAATCTCTTTAAGCCCAGGTCCAAATTGTGAATAATGAGGAGGAATATATGTAGCTGAGTAAATTGGCTTTTTATCTGGCATCATAATGATAGTAAGAGGCCATCCACCAGCCCTTTTATGCATTAATTGATATACTTTTTGATAATACTTATCAATATCTGGCATCTCTTCTCTATCAACTTTAATACTTACATAATATTTATTTAAAATGTCTGCAATTTCTTTATTTTCAAAACTTTCTCTCTCCATTACATGACACCAATGACAAGTAGAATAACCTATACTTAAAAATATGAGTTTATTCTCTTTCTTTGCCTTCTCAAACGCCTCTTCACACCAAGGATACCAATCAACTGGATTATTTGCATGTTGCAGTAAATATGGATTATCGCTATTTATTAAATGATTTGCCATTGTTAAAACTCCTATTAAAAATATGATTATACTCTTCATTTAATTCTTTTATAACAAAAAAGATAATTTTTGTCCAATTTATTTTTTAATAATTTTTTGATATTATAATATTCCTAAATCAAAAATAGGAGTCAGATGAAAAAACTTTTAGTATTAATACTCATATTTGCTTATTCATTTGCAATACACTATACAAAAAAAGAACAAGAATTTTTAAAAAAACATCCTGTTATCTATTTTAGTGCAATGGATTATTGGCCTGTTGATAAAACAGGAAACTCTTTCCATACAAATTTTATAAAACTTTTAAATAAATATGGAAAACTTGATATTCAACCAATCTATTATAAACACTGGTATGAAGGATTTGATGCAGCAGCAAGTGGTAAAACATATGGAATTATGGCACTTAGCTATTCAAAAAAAAGAGAAAAATACTTTTTTTATACTCCAATATACAATTATCATCCTTATTACTTAATTGTTTTAAAAAATAGCCCAATTAAATCATTTAAAGATTTAAAAGGTAAAGTAGTACATATAAATAAAAAATCTATTATATTAGAAAAATTAAAAAATCCTTCATTTAAAATTGTTTTTTCAAAAAATCCTTACAAAGATTTAGCCTCAGGTAAAATTGATGCAATTTTAACATTTTATATGCCTCCAAATAATTTTGTAAAAAATTTTAGAACTACAAAAGTTTTTATTGATAAAACAGGAGAAGAGCATATAGGAATTTCAAAAAAATATCCTCAGTTATATAGCATTATATTAAAAGCAATGAATGAAATTCCATATAAAGAAATTGAAAAAATAAAAGAAAAATATTACTTTAATCCAATGCCACCAGTCTCAATACTCACACCAACTATTACATTAAAAGATTTAATAAAACCTATTGATATTTTCCTTATTTTATTCTCAATATCTATTTTGTTTTTACTTCTTTATCTTTATTTAACAAGAAAATATTTAAATATACGATTTAGACCCTTTTTAATAGGTATTTTTATAATTGAAACAGTAATTCTTGGATTAATTGTCTATGAAATAGTTATGTTTAATTATTATTCTAAAAAAATACTCGAAATTAAATCAAGAAGTTTTAATGAACTGTTTTTAACTGACAAAATTGAAGAATCAATTATAAAACTTGATAAAGAGTTCTATAAAAAAATATCTCATAAAAAAAATGAATTTAATTCTTTATTTTTACATTCTAAAATAAATCCTGATAATTTAAAAGTTTTAGGAAAAACTTTATCTTTTTATCTAAGTCCTAAATATTTCCATCCTGCCACTTTATCTAAAATTGCAAAAATTAAATTATTACTAAATGATTTATTAAAACTTCAAAAAGCTGTACTTAATAAAAAAATAGACATTTCTTTATATAGAGCAAATTTTTATTATGTTTTAGAACAACTTCAAATTGTTAAAAATTATATTAAAAATGAAAATGATAAAGAAATCTTTTTTATAAAAGAAAAAATTAGATATCAATTTATATTACTTATAATAATTACTACAATATTCATTTTTATAAATTTACTTCTATTTTTAATAATTAAGAAAAAAATTTATTCGCCTATAAAATACCTGTATTCTACAATAGAAAAACAAAAAAAAGGAGAAAAAATTGAGAAAAAATATTTTTATAATGATGAAATTGGAATTACAATAAAAGAGTTTTTTAATCTTCAAATGCAATTAAATAAAATTATTAATGAATTACAAAAACACAAAAAAGACCTTGAAGAAAAAATAAAAGTCGAAGTTGAAAAAAGAATGCATCAAGAAGAATTACTTCTTAAAAAATCAAGACTTGAACTTATGGGAGAAATGATTGAAGCAATTGCTCACCAATGGAAACAGCCAATAAGTGTTATAAACTATTATATTTATAATCTAAAAAAAGAAAAAAATTCTAAAATTAAAGAAATTGCCAATAATATTGAAATCCAAATAAAACATATGGTTAATACCTTAAATGAATTTAAGGATTTTTATAATATATCACGAAATAAAAAAACCTTTTGTATCAATGAAGTAATCGAAAAAGCACTAAATTTAGTAAAAGATGAACTTAAAATAAATAATATCACAATAAATAAGATTATAGAAAAAGATTTTTATATTGAAGGAAATCCAAATGAGTTTATCCACCTTCTTTTAATAATATTATCTAATGCAAAAGATATGTTTAATGAAAGAAACATTAAAAATAGACTTATTAATATTAAAGCTTATGAAGATAAAAATTTTTATTATTTAGAAATTGAAGACAATGCCGGAGGTATTAATAAAAAAATTATTAATAAAATATTTAATTTAAACTTCACAACAAAAGAAAATGGAGATGGAATAGGACTTTATATTGCAAATCAAATTGCAATCAAACACACAGGTATTTTATACGCAAAAAATTCTAAAAATGGAGCAAGATTTATTTTTAGGATAAGAAAAAAAGGCTAATAATGAAATCGATAAATTATCATATCCAAACAAAACATTTTCCTAATAAATTTGCAAAATCACTTGGATATTTAGATTGGGAAACTCAGCCAAGCCCATATAAAAGTTACTATAAAGCTAAAAAAATTCCTTTAATACCCTCAAATCCTCCTAAACTATCATATGAAAAACTTTATACTACAAACACTCCTTCTCCTATTAATCTAAAAACCATCTCTCAATTTTTTGAATATTCTCTTTCTATTAATGCAATTAAAGAGTATTTTACATCAAGATGGGCAGTAAGAGTAAATCCATCAAGTGGAAATTTACATCCGGAAGAGAGTTATATTATTTTTGAAAATAGTGTTTTTCATTTTAATGTAAAAGAGTTTTGTTTAGAAGAGATTGCAAAAAGTGAAAATAAATTAGTAGAAAATGGAATCATTTTTATAGCTACTTCAATTCCACTTAGAGAATCTTGGAAATATGGAGAGAGAGCACTTAGATATTGTTTACTTGATACCGGACATATTATAGCAGCTACGAGATTTAGCGCTAACTTACTTGGATGGAAAATGGAGTATGTAAGTGAATATAAAGAGAGCGAACTTCAAAAACTAATAGGTCTACAAAAGGCAAGTTTTTATAAAAATGAAGATGAAATTTTTGAAGGTACTTTTTATATTTATAATGATAAAAAACCAAAAATTAATTTTAAAGAGTTTGAAAAATTAGAATTTAATCTTGAATATAAAAAATTAGCCAAGGATTCTATTAGATGGGATATTATTTTTGATATTGCAAAAGTTTTAAAAAGAGAAGAACCATTCCAATCTAATTTTATAAAAGAAAAAATAACTTTTAATCCTTCGCCATTTAATGCATTTGAGATAATAGATAAAAGAAGAAGTGCATTAGGTTTTAAAGAAAAATTTATTAAAAAAGATGAATTTTTAGATATTTTAGATAAAACACTCCCAAGAAATATTCCTCCTTTTGATACGAAAGTTACATTAAACAAAGTTAATTTAGTAATTTTTGTAAATAGAGTTGATGGAATTGAGAGTGGTATTTATTTTTTTGATAGAGAAAAAAATAGTCTATCTTTAATTGAAAAAGGTGATTTTAGTGAAACTGCTAAATTTGTAAATTGCGCACAAGACTTAGGAAAAGATAGTGCATTTAGTATATCAATGACAATTGATAAAAAACATCTTAATAAAGAGTATAAATATAAACTTGCAATGTTTGAAGCAGGAATGATTGGTCAAATTTTATATATTGAAGCAGAAGCAAAAGGTTATAGAGGCTGTGGGATTGGGTGTTTTTTTGATAATTTAGTAAGCATAGATATTTTAGAAAACGAAGATATTTTAACTTTATATGGATTTAGTATAGGGGAACCAGTTATTGATGAGAGAATAATCCCTATTAGACCAAATGAAGCAAAGCTACTTAATTTGTAGCTTTGTATCTATCAATATCTCTTTGAATTGATTTCATAGCTTTTTCAATTCTTCTTATTAATTTGTGAATTCTCTCTTCGTGAAGTAATTTTTTCTCTTCGAGTTCTTCTTCTTTTACAACTAAATCATTTTCTTCAATTACTAAGTTATGATATTTTTCTTTAAGTTCTTCAATTACTTTTTTTCTTTCATCAAGTTCTTTTAGTAATCTTTGTCTATCTCTTTCAAGCATCTCAATTTCTCTATCAGTTTGGGCTTCAAGTGTTTTTTTCATAATTCTATTTAAATGATTTTTAATTTCTTTTATTCTTGCTTCATTTTCTTTAATCTCTCTTTGAATACTTAAAAGTTCTGTCTCAATTTCTTGAAGTCTGTTTTTTATTGGAATAAGCTCTTTTTCAATTTCTTCTACTTTTTTTTGCTCTTTTTCAAGAAGTTTTTTGAATTTTCTAACACTTCCTTCAAGCTCAACTACAAAATTTTCCATTCCCCCTCCTTTAGTTTTTTATAATTATATATCTTTAGTTAAGTATTGTCAAGAAACATAAAATAAGTGAACATATAATAATCTTTTGTTTACTATTAGTGTCAGAGCAGATACGAAAATGAGACCCCAGAGACCTGCGGCACAGGATGATAGGAGGTGCTCTGCTCCCTTCCGGGCCTGAAGCGTTGCCTCCTACCACCCTTGCACAGGGCTGGGGCAGATGAAATTATACCATAATTTTTTATTTTTTAAGCTTAACTTCTAATTCATTTCTAAAATGTATATCATTTTGAGGAAATGGAATTTCAAATCCATATTCATTTAACTTTTTATAAATAAATTTTAAAAATTTAGAACGAGTCCTCCTTGGCATTCTTGCAAATTTACCATTCACCCAGACAAAAAGTTCAAAATTTAAACTACTATTTCCCATTTCTATAAATACAATTCTTGGAATTAAATTTTCATTTTTACTTCTAATAAATGGTAAATTACTTTTTTGAAGTTCTTCAAGTAAAATTTTTTCCATTTTATCAATATCAGTTCCATAAGCAACACCAAAAGGCACTCTAAATCTTACAATATCATCATTCATAGTCCAATTTATCACTTGATTTTGAATAAATGTTTGATTTGGGATAATCAAATTTATATTATCATTTGTTTTAATTACAGTTGAACGCATTGAAATATCTACAACCTCTCCTCTTGTAGTTTGGTCAATTTGTATATAATCTCCAACTTTTATACTTTTTTCAAACATCATAATAATACCACTAACAAAATTGCTAACTATATTTTGAAGTCCAAAACCAATACCAACAGATAAAGCACCAGCAACTATTGCAAGCGAACTTAAATCAAGTCCTATTGATTTTAGAGCAATTAAAAATGCAAGTGTTAGAATAAAATAATATCCCATATTTGCAAGTAAAGTAGCTGTTGAATAGTTAATATCATATTTCTTTCTAAGTGAATAGATTAATTTTTTATAATATTTTCCTACAAACCATCCAAAAAATAAAATTAACAGAAAAATAAATAAATCAAGAGGAGTTATCTCTTTTTTGTTTATTTTAAATAATGGATAATTAATCATATTGATAAATTTATCAAAAACATTCTCAACTTCCTGCTTTGAGCTATATAATAAATATTTATTTTTAAACTCTAATTTCTCAAAATTTTTAATTTCTATTTCAATTGCTCTATCTAATGAAAGTTTCTTAGCTAACTCTACTATTTTTTTATCTAAATCAAAAACTTTTTTTTCTTTTTTTGTAAGTCCATCAAAAAATAAAACTAAATTATTTTTAATTAATTCCATATAAACTTGTTTTTGTTTATCTACATTCTTTTCAATAAGATTTTGAATTGAGTTTATCTGAGTAGTATTATTAAGTAATATCCATTTTTGCAATTCAATATTCAATTTTTCAAATTCTCTTTTTAATATATCGAGCTTATTTTTTAGTTTTAGAATATTTGTCTTTGCTTTTTGAGTATTAAAATTCACTAAATTTAATTTATCAAATAATTCTCTCTCCCATATAGGAAGATTTTTATTAATAAATTCTTTTTGAGTCTTTAAAACATCTTCTAATTTTTGATAATAAATTTTCTCTAAATCAGATAATGGCGTATTATTTAAAACTTCAATTTTTTTATTCAATTCTTTTAACTTATTATCAATTTGAAAAGTTTTATCTCTTAAATTTACAATTTTTAAAAAATTGTTAATAAAGTCATTGCTATTTTTAACATCACATTCACACTTAATGATGTTAGGTTTTAAATTATTAATTTTTTTAACCAAAATTAATGCATAAGAATAATCAGGTGAATTTTTATCTATTTTATTTAAAATTTTTGTTAGATTATTATCACTTCCAAATAAAAATACAAATAAAAAAATAAAACTAACTATTCTCATTTTTCTCCCTTGTAAATAACATAAATTTTCTTATATTAAAATGATAACTCATAATATGACTAACAAATGCAACA
This Caminibacter mediatlanticus TB-2 DNA region includes the following protein-coding sequences:
- the tsaD gene encoding tRNA (adenosine(37)-N6)-threonylcarbamoyltransferase complex transferase subunit TsaD, which gives rise to MILAIESSCDDTSISVMEIETKKLIFHKKISQEVEHSKYGGVVPELASRLHAEALPKILTECKSYFDNLKAVAITNAPGLSVTLQEGVMVAKALSISLNLPIIAVNHLIGHIYSLFIEKEEIKPMMVLLVSGGHTKLLNFNGIDNICEIATTLDDSFGESFDKVAKMLGLGYPGGPVIENLAKKGEIVVDLPLPLKNSPDIKFSYSGIKNAVRLAIESGNYKNEDIAASFQKKAIEHLVFMSKRAIKKYRPKNFAIVGGASANLVLRSEFEKLSEEFNFNLYYPDMKFTSDNAAMIARAGIELYNKKRFINYKDLKVMPRVEFKKC
- a CDS encoding response regulator transcription factor — its product is MKVLLVEDDKKLAKIIEKGLKRQNFRVDVAEDGEEGLYLARNNKYDVMIIDWMLPKLSGIDLIKTLRKEDINTPTLILTAKSDLDDKVEGLSVADDYLTKPFEFEELIARLKALFRRNKKLPENIIKVGDLEMNLDTKEVKRAGKPIELTAKQFELLKLLMINKNKIVTPEMIEENLWEMNEERDSNVITAHISYLRKKIDKGFDKELLKTIRGMGYKISDE
- the nhaA gene encoding Na+/H+ antiporter NhaA; its protein translation is MRLRAPWERFYEKITTPFEAFLKAQTATGIVLAVFTVIALILANSPVSEYYFHFFHSKFGFVFENFKFSMSLHHWINDALMAIFFFLIGLEIKREILIGELSKIKVAILPILAAIGGMVFPALIYYMINKGTPAEIGWGVPMATDIAFAISALVLLGNKVPKSLFTFLVALAIVDDLGAVIVIALFYTSEINFLYLELALMTFFVLVIFNRLGIRAVLPYFIVGTILWAFMLKSGIHATIAGVLAALAIPSIPQRNVKFLSKVINRLLQRFERENNSSHMSDKQISILFKIQKYIDSVIPPAEKLEHILQMPVSLIVIPLFALANAGVVISSESIMSVFSNNVSLGIILGLVVGKVVGIFGVSFVAIKLRVASLPKGSSFSQLFGVAFLGGIGFTMSIFITELAFYGNMEMISQAKMAILLASLFAGLFGFLWLRFVTKKG
- a CDS encoding sensor histidine kinase, translating into MNNFKNELFLKYALVVFVIIAFFEGILIFALKKSFDTHLKDKLALIATQIDPKEMLQNKKELLKLQQKYKVFPLYVQIAKIDDLNSTLYKNINEGYKIQNIKTFLKHEKVITYTLKKEHYIINVSTLYSTNNEKISIIKIISILVAFFIYLISLLVGYKFIETISNQIEISFKKLKNFNSNVSHELKTPLTIIKGEIELALMNKDKDCEKVLKNILEEVNYISEITDKLLFLTKTHSKKSLSLIDLEEIILELHEKYGNKIEFQFNFGEEDYEIAGDKTLIKIALSNIIENSIKYGAKKIIFTLQKHKNKIILKIKDNGPGIPKEKLPFIFDEFYRVDESHSKNIKGFGLGLSIVRNILNLHNAKVKVKSEGGVEFIIEFPALSLKNQHSS
- a CDS encoding spherulation-specific family 4 protein, with the protein product MKKLFLFIFFLFLLFGCKTEVVLDNEVKNKNMIIPVYFYDKTLWDKVVYASLDDMYVIINPSNGPGNYIDSNYQEFINKLVTYKKRPIGYVYTTYSNRNIVDVENDIDKWLELYPNIKGFFIDEVSNNDNNLTYYETLFNYIKSKGDYFVVLNPGTQISSNYFNIADLIVVFENRNIYFNSEICKDNPNKSAVIVYGTNYDEMKDIINNSECKYFYITDDNLPNPYDTLPSYFDEEINELK
- the rpsU gene encoding 30S ribosomal protein S21, coding for MPGIVVHPGEDFESAYRKFKRQVDRNLIVVEVRKRRFYIPPSERRKQEKIATRKKILRKLWMLRRYESRL